TCAAAATATTGATTCTTTTCACATGTGTTTGATTCTTAAATTTGTGACAATttgtttattaatataattatgtaaattaattaGTAGTCATATAACCTATTGTTGTTTATTGTGGGTGTGAGAACTCATGTATGTATGTCCCATTTCCCTTTTGAATGTGTTGAAAATTGCTTTGGTCATGTTTTAATGCATTTTAATAAAGATGTTATTTGGTGAATTAGCACGAACTGAGAATGCTAatcttttctctttatttgcatgTGGAATCTCATCCGAGTCTCCTTGGATTCCACCCTTGCCTCTCTCTATGGTTCATGGAGGCCCAAATCTATTTTGCTCAGGTCAGTCGGTCTCAAATCCGACGGACAGGTCCAAAAGTTTAAAGGATTGAAGAAAGCCGAAGAAGTTGAAGTAGAagctttttattttagtttttcatatcttgtattttgttatctttgggcctaagcccttgtcgtccttttgtatttattattatttattaattgtttagattAGGGCAGGTACAAGACAAATGTGCCAAAAACccaaaacaggtgggtccaaaactcCGGTCAAGGCGGACAGAGTCCCTGATTTTGACCCAGATCTCTTCCCCTCTCTCCCTTTACTTGGTTTTTATTACCTATCATTTTACTTTTCGTTGGTTCTAAAGGTTATGAAAATTCGATTCCCCGCAAAACATCACTTTTGTTTTAATGACTCGACCAAATCAAGTAAATATCTTTAAAGGAATTGAGTAATGAAAATTCActtagataaataaaatttcacttTCAAAGCAATCTTTAATGATTTTTCGGctttcatttttcaaacaacTCCAGAGAGTACTTTTATCGCAATTGTAACCCTTAAACAAATAGTTAGTTGTTAGATAACCACAAGGTAGCGGAACGTCTTAGGTTCTTtcaaaaccttcctaagacattAATATGAATCCCCGAAGACCCTTAAATGTATTCAAATGATTTGACCtatttaagtcttttgaaaaagttagttttctttattttcctcaaaaatcaggtggcgactctaaaaaagtcttaaactcttacaacaaaatatttctccttttttcaTGATAAAATAGAACTAGAGACTCCGCTGGGAAATTAGGAGGATTCTAAccaaaaaagtaattttatttagcTATTTGTAATAATTGCTTACTTGTTTTCTTTACCATGGTTGTGGATTTGTTGCATTTCGTGGCATCTTTCCGCCAATTGGCAAGAAGTATGTATTAGGAAAATTAAACTTACGTGGCTTTCCACTACTTTTTAAAGAAATACACAAAAATTCATTTGGAAGTATCAAACAAATAGTTGGAATTCAATAATCCGACGTTGTTTGGTAGCTTCACCTAGGTGtttgtccgactcgggtaaccgtcAACTTGAAACCTATTCTAGTAAGCCAAGGCTAGAaaaaaaccaaaacaaaaaataagaattatccTATGACGGCTTAATACCCAAGGTGTATTAAGTCCATTTAGTACAAAATTGCCAAAACTGTGTCTAAGGTCTTCGGCATCACGACAcatcattttatgtgacatttgAGTGATGTACATGTGAAAACCAATTTAGGGGTAGGTAAAACTAACTAGCTTCTGTTTTTTAGATATGGACCATTTTCCAAAGTTTTACATGGTTGTATCAGTGCCACCGCAACTCACGATGTGGTATAATAATCTGGACGGAGATCATAGAAGAACCCTCAACAAATACGTGTGTGCATTGACAAAATTGATCAACATGAACGGTTGGCAAGAACTAGTTGAGGTCCTTACAGGGTATTGGGATAGCCAAAGAATGGTGTTTCTATTCGGAATCTCCAAAAATAACTCAACTTTAGAGGAGATCAGAGACTGTATAGACACAGTAGGTACTGGTATAGAAAGAAAAGCAAGAAAACAAGAAGACATCTTCATCCCTAATAAGCCTTTTGTAGAAAATATTACATACTTGTTCGAGTTTGGAAAAGACTTTGCCTACTCGTGCCAATAATCCCACGTAGAATTCTGAGATTTTTATATCCAATTTATACATGAAAGCTTCTACGCCAGTTAAAACTAAGAGTTCAAGATCTCCTATAGAGAATGGAATGAAATTCGTCCATTAGCTTTTGCTGTAGCGTTATTAGGAACAGTGGTCTTTCCGCATGGTCCAAGTCTGAGTATCAATACCCGAGTTATAACACTCGTGTTACTTTGTTCAAAGGGTATGAGAACCAAGGGACAACAATGTAATACCCAATTGCTCCAGTCATCTTGTCCGATATGTATCGAGCCCTGGGAAAATGCATAGAGGGACATTGATACTTCCAAAGATGCAACTTACTCCTTCAGTGGTGGATGCTCAGCGATTTATCAAAGGGTGCTGGGATTCGGGAGCAGCATACTGTTGACAACAAAAACACCCTTAAATATTTGAATGACATGTTGTAGTGGGCAAATATGGACAATGGGTAAGAAGGGGGAGATGGGCTAAAATTTACTCCAAATTGAGAGAAGAGCCGCAGAAAGGTTGTGCTTCCTCTACCGGTTATTCGGGGAATTCTCCCTTGTGCACCCTTTCGTGTCTTTTGAAAGTTAGGGAGGAAACAAAATGTACCCAAAGAAGTGTAATATGGTGCTTATGTATAAGATATTAGAGATGATAGAGTGCATGACACGTATGAAAGGTTTAGAGAATGGAAAACTGCCAAGCGTATGGATAAAGACACCATCGCCTCTAACCGATTCAATGCTCGATATGACAAGGTTACAAAGAATGGCTGAAGAAGACATACAAAACTTCTCCTCCCAAACCCCGCGCATCTTTCGCAACATAATGGACAAAAAAGCCAAAGCAGTGGCTGAGCTACAAGTGGTAAAGAAAGAGGCCCAAGAGGTGTATGCTAAGTTTGTGAAGAATCAAGATACTCTTGAGAAGACAACTCAAGAGGTGGAAAGACTAAGGCGTGGTTATGAAGATTTTGATACCTTGGTCAAGGAAAAAATCGAGAGGATGCGATATGAAAGCTTGGAAGAAAAAGGACGCTTGGGTGAAGGATTCTTGCTGATGTTAAGATATATGTTTCAGCAATACAAGACTCAGGGGGACGGCGATGGAGCAAGACCATCTGGGGAGGCAATGTCCGACCAAAACTTTTTGAGTCTTAAGTTTGACCATCTGGGGAGGCAATGTCCGACCAAAACTTTTTGAGTCTTAAGTTTATCATTAAAAACACAAATCCCATCTCCAAATCCTAAAACACTATTCTACTCTCTTATGAAAGGCAAAGAATTACTGCTATAAAAAGGGATAAGAACATACATATGGAACTCACTGAAGAAGAACTACAAAGAAAGATCAAACATATCAATCGAGAAATTCAAGAGGCCAAAGAGGAAGGGCTTAGAGTCGACATGGACAACACAATCTACAAAGTTGTGACCGCGTCTCTGGATGAGGATCTGGCATCACAgatgaagagaaagaaaaattttgatgCGGAGATAGAGGACTTGCGAGAAAAGTTGGACATGGTTCAGTTGAAAGTGCAAGAAAGAGAAGCGAGAGAGTTGAGGATAGAATCGTAGACCGCCGCTCTGTTAGCTAAAAACATGTCACTTGATGAAGAGCTGACAGTGGAAATGAAAGAATTCACCTCCATGAGAAAAGGATGGCCGCACtgaggaagaagaacaaagctttccATAGCAACATAATTcataaacttcataaaatgCGCAAAAAATACCCCGTCTACGAGTAAAGAGCTAATAGTGGTCTCGATAATGCTCACCCTTAAGCAACTGGGGAAGACGACGAGAAGGAAATCATCTACAAACCTCCATTCCTAGGTCGTCTGAAAGGAGGAGACTAATGCTGCAAAAAGAACGGAAATGACACGTATCGtcatcattttatatttaaaaaactcTATTGTTgcctttcaatttttttctgtaATAGTAATGaacaaatgaatgaaaatgttttatcttCTACCCGAACAatgttgggcctgaattctcctaCTGAGATACATAGGCAGCCTTTTCAAGACCGGCCCCTatctttataaattttcattctcccccTCTATGCTATGAGAAGATACGAAGGCCAGATCAACGAACGTCAAAGAGTAGCAGAAAGAAGACCGTAGATCAACGTGGTTTAGCCTTTCTAAGACAATGTCAAAGCGAAACAAAGCAAGCTCCTTCTTGTTAAAAAATGTGTTTCCGACCTCACTCGTGGGTTGAAGATATTCTCAAACAACAaaacttgtgtgtttatctgctctctgtgtgatattatgcattGTACTCTGAATTTGCACTGACAAAtctgcctttgagttgttttccttcCCAGCTACTTTGAAACTGATCTCTATCGAATCAAAAGCTGGCATATCATCCCTATttcaccagatcaaaaggtcCCACATATTCCTTTCCTAGACAAATCTCAgacaaaaaaaagattattatgGGGGATAATAACGAAGAAGTATGTCTTACTGATGTTGTGGTGGCTCAATCCACCATAGCGGAccaaaatgagttgattttgcAGCTCATGcaacaaattgcagaaataaGGGTAAAAATGCAAAGGAGACAGGATCTTCCTCCGCCAGGTTTTGTCACTAACGTTGCTGATAGGAGACCTTTAATCTATTTACTTTCCTCAAATATGGATCAAACTCAGAACCATCCATCTACACCTGCTCAGAATCCATTGGTTATAGATCAGACTACCCAAAATCCCCATATTCTTCCGTGTCCTACAAACTCAATCTCCTCCTCAAAACAAGAATCCTGAAATGCCACCCCATCCTCAAAATACCCATCATCAAACCGCTCCACCACTGAAAAATCAAAgccaaaatcaaaaccaaaatactttCAATCCCCCAACACCCCAccataattaaataagaatacAAACCCTCAAACgtaccaaaaaaattatcaaaccgCTCATAATGCTCAGAGTCCCTCTGTAGATCCACCCTTACCAAAAAGAGCCACCTTCCAAATTCCCGTCCCTGCCGAGCACAATGTGCACGGTTCTGAGCTGGACCATTATGAGGAACACGAAAAAGAGTGGAGGGAAGAGGAAAAAGCAAAGGTCGACATAAAAGAAGAGATCAAGAAAGCCATGAAGGAGCTCCAATACATCCCTGACATCTTCGGCCTTAATTATGAAGACTTCtgtattcatccaaattttaaccttccaaaagggttcaaaatcccaaaatttGATACTTTCAGAGGAGTGGGGAACCCTATATCTCATCTGAGAGCCTACTGTAACAAGATCGTGGGATTTGAAAGGGATGAAGCTTTATTGATGAGACTCTTCAGCCGAATCCTGAGTGGAGAAGATCTTGAATGGTTCACCTCGCATGAAACCAGGAAATGGGACAGCTGGAATGCAGTGGCCAAATATTTTATCGATCTATTTTCTTACAACGTAGAAATTGTTAAAGACTAATACTCTTTGGAGAAGATCAAGCAAATATCAACCGAGATCTATAGGGAGTTTGCCTATAGGTGGATAAAAGAAGCGGCAAGGGTGAGACCACCCATGTATGAGAAAGAAATTGTTGAAGTATTCGTGCGCGTGCAAGAGCCTGAATATTATGATAGAATTATGTTGCTCGTTGGAGCAAAGTTTGCCGAGATTGTCAAGATTGGTGAGACTATCGAGGACGGTTTAAAATCAAGAAAGTTAGACCGTGTAGCCGCATCGCCTAGATCTTCAGggttgttgaaaaagaaaatagaagaaatcGCTGCTATTTCATATGGGGGGAAAGACAATTCCCAGAAGATCGTCATATTCCCAAGGTCGTTCTCGGCCTTCCCCAAAGTCCTACCAGGCTTGCTACGCGCAAGCTAGTCATCCTAAAAATCCTCCAATTTATAAGAATGCTATCGCCACTTATCAAAATGTCCAAGCTCCACAATACCAAAGTCTACCCCCGAATTACCAAACTCCTTCTCCCATTTACCCAAATCATCCTCCACCCTACCAAACTCCATCTCCCTACCGGGGTATTGCTCCCAACTGTGCTAATGTGCAGTCAAGCTACCGAGCACCCCCTCCTGCGTATCAAGTCcaagactcaccatatcaattTTCCCTTCCGAATTACCAAGCTCCATCACAAAACTACCAAACAAATCCATATCCTAGAAGCCAAGCTCCCCGTCCAAGTACCAGAAGTTATGAACAGTTGCCTCCTCCCACAACAATGAAGTTATGACCCTTCCCGACCCTGATTTGAGAAGAAGACTTCAACGAACTTCACTGTGCTCGCTGAAAGCCGAACAAAGCGGTACGAGCGACTGGATGCGTCCGGATACATGCATCCTGTGGGGCCCAAACCCGTGTATGTCAATTTAAAATTCTACAAACCCGATcagagatgtgcttatcattccaataGTGTTGGGGATGATACTGAGGATtgtatcaacctcaagcacaaaATTTAGGATTTTATTGACTAAGAGGTAGTCTCTCTCCAACCAGCGACACCAAATGTCAACACAAACCCATTGCCGAATCATGGGAGAGGCAATGTCATTATGATCAAGACAGACGATAATTGGTATAGAAGAAAATGAGTACTCTAATCGTTCTTGATGATTTTGAAAAGGTTGTAGCTTCTTTGAGcatcaaagagaaaaaagagtTCGTTATTTTGACACCCGCAAAGGTTGTTGTTTTTGTTCCATCAAAATCTCATCAAGACTATGTTCGTTATTGAAACTGTTGCTGATCAAGGCATGACCAAATCCGTAATATGTAACACTCCTAAAGAGCTTGCTCTTGGAGGTCAAAGGAAGGATTAGGATAAAAATCCAATAAGCAAAGGAGAAGAGGAGGAATTCTGGAGAATAATGCAGCTGGAAGATTATTCTATCGTCAAGCACTTGGAGAAGGATGCAACTCAGATCTCCGTATTGGCCCTGTTGATGAGTTCACAATCGCACAGGCAGGCTTTGATGAAGGAtcttgatgatacatatgtACCCGCGACAACAAGCAGTGATAATGTGGCCGCTCTGATTCACCAAGTTACTCGAGGGCACCAAATCAGCTTTTGTGATGATGATCTACCTTTTTAAGGGAGATCACACAAAAAGGCGTTGCTCATCACTGTGGTATGCCGCGAAAAGGTTGTCAACTTCATCTTAGTAGATGATGGATCTTCTATGAATATCTACCCGTTGTCGACATTAAGGCAATTTAGGTTTGACTTGGAAAAACTTGAGCAAAATCAAGTCAACGTGAGAGCCTTGGATAGAGTACAAAGAGATACGTTGGGAACGGTGAATCTTATCATCCCAATGGGTCCATAAGAACTCAGTGTACAGTTTCAAGTATTGGATATCGATACCAGCTATAACCTACTTCTGCTAGAGCCTTTCATTCATATGGCTGGAGCTAACCATTATACTATACAATAGATGATGAAGCTCGATTGGAAGAACGAAGAGCTAGTTACTCATGGTGAAGGGAGTCACTCTAGAAGACAGGCCCTAATCATTGATGAGATATTATGAGGTACAAATTTCTACATGGTGGAGCATGTAAATGCAACCGTTGAAGAGTTGTTCTCACAGACTGCAATGCCTCCCGTGTACAAAATGATAGCCACTGTGATGTTGCAGAATGGTTTTGAACTAGGTTTCGGATTGGGAAGAAGTTCCCAAGGAATTATTGATCCTATTCCATTACTCATCAAAGGAGCCagatatggtttggggtacatccctAAAGATGATGAcataaagaggaagaagaataatGATCAAGCATTGTCTAAGACGATCCCACATTTGCATCAATCTTTCCCATTCTGGGAGTATGCCGAGCATGAAGACCTTcgggaaggaatctgtgacctTTTCGAGAAGATTGATGTTGTTATTGAGGAAGAGGTCGAGCTAGCTGGTATACGCGATGCTGAGCCAGAAAAGATGCTGCAGAATTGGACCTCTACGCCCATCCTGATCCCCCAAACTCCTCGGTATAAGGAGATCATTTGATGTATATCAAAATCGGTTGTAGTCGAGAAGAGGACCAAGACCCACCATTTTGCATTTTCTTAACTgtttgaattttcaaatttccATCGTGATGTTAAAAGAAGGCAACATGGCCCTATGCAGTGGCCAAAGTTtgcattgttttaaaatttgaatgaaagcctctttctatttaaatttatttatttttttagtcatTTGTTATACTTTGATTTTCTAACTTTGTTGGTTTATGGTTTCAGTAATGTAAGATCTAAACTTGCAAATTTTATGTCATGTCACGAGCTGAATGAACAAAATCAGGCAGGTGATGAAGAGGTTGATGATTACAAAGAAAAAAGTGAGAAACCAGACTATGTCTCCAGGGAATTTCGGCATTTTCAAAACCAGCATAATCCGAATCTAGAGGAAACAGAAACGGTAAATTTGGGGGATCCGTAGTGCGTTAAAGAGGTCAAGATCATCATCCACTAAAATGAAACTCAGAGAGAGGGACTGATTCATTTGCTTACTTAATATATTGATGTGTTCGTTTGAGAAGTCAGCGACATGCAAGGTTTGAGTACCGATGTTGTATCTCATAATATACCGATTGACCCGGGGTTTTATCCGGTGAAACCAAAAACTCGGAAATTATAGCCTGAACTAAGTTTAAAGATCAAAGAAGAGATTACAAATCATATAGAGTCTCAATGGGTAGAAGTGATACAATATCCAACTTGGTTGGCTAATGTTTTTCCGGTCGCCAAAAAAGATGGGAAAATCCGGATTTGTGTCGACTATAGAGACCTCAAAAAAGAAAGCCCAAAGTATAATTTTCCATTGccgaatattcatattttgattgataACTGTGCTAAGCATGAAATGAAGTCATTTGTGGATTTTTACGCAGATTACCACCAGATTCTGATGGATGAGGAAGATGcagaaaagacaacttttattacaccttggggtgtatatcattaTAGTGTGATGCCATTTGGCCTCAAGAATGTTGTTGCTACCTATATGAGGGCTATTACGATCATATTTCATGACATCATTCATAAGGAGATTGAAGTGTATGTGGATGACGTCATAATCAAGTCCCTCGAGAGTTCGGACCACTTTACACATTTAAGGAATTTCTTTGATCGTTTGCGTCGTTACAACTTAAAGTTAAATCCACACCAAATGCTCTTTTGGAGTTCCAGCCAGGAAGTTGTTGAGATTTATAGTCAACTGAAAgggtattgagctcgaccctCCTAAAGAAACTCAAGAGTTGCCTCCACTGAAGACGAGAAAAGAgttgatgagtttcttagggaggttaaacTACATTAGTCGATTCATAGCTCAATAAAACATGGTGTGTGAGCCTATTTTCAAACTATTAAAGAAATACGCCCTGACAAAGTGGACTAAAGAGTGTCAGACTGCTTTTGATTCTATCAAGAACTATTTGTCCAATCCACTGTTATTGGTTCCTCCGTGggaagggagtcctttgttgctGTACTTTTCTATCTCAGATAATGCATTCAGAtgtgtacttggtcaacacgatGAGACAAGAAAGAAGTAAAGGACTATCTATTATATAAGCAAGAAGTTTACTCTATACAGGTCTCATAACACTTTGTTGGACAGAACGTGTTGTGCTTTGACGTGTCTTTCCCAGAAgttgagacattatttgtcttcCTACACTACATACCTCATTTACAGAATGGATCTACTAAAGTATATCTTCCAAAAGTCGATGCCGACAGGAAAGTTAGCTAAGTGGCAAATGTTGTTGAGTGAAATCGACATTGTGTATGTGATAGTATGAACCGcttaagacttattttcacGAAGAACAAGTGTCATTTCTGAGTGAAGATATTTTTGAGGCATACCCCGGTTGGACATTATTCTTCGATGGAGCGACGAATCATCAAGGTAAAGGTATTGGGGCGATTTTAGTGTTAGAATCTGGCATCATTACCCCTTGGCAACTAAGCTTTGATTTAATTGCACGTACAACATGACTGAATACGAATCTTGTATTCTCGGGTTGAAGATAGACATTGAAATGAATGTCTAGTTGTTAGTTATTGGAGACTCAGATTTtttgattcatcaggttcaaggaCAAAGGGTTGTAAAGAACCCAAAGATTATGTCGTACGCGCAATATGTGTAGAAGTTGTGCAAGAGGTTTCGTAAGATCGAGTTTAAACACAGtcccaaaatacaaaatgagTTGGACGATGCTCTGGCCACCATCCCTTCAATGATTAAATATCCGGATACAGATTACATTGACCCTCTggatatagagttgaaagaacatcCAATCCATTGTTCTCATGTTGAAGCAAAACAAGACAGTTAGCCTTGGTATCTtgatataaagaagtattttgaGTCTGGAACTTATCCCAAAAATGCTACGTCTAACCAAAAGAAGTCGATACACGTATGGCTCTTAATTTCTTTCTAAGTGGAGAAATACTttataggaggactccagattAGGGTTTACTCAGATGTGTTGATGCTGTCAAAGCTGCAAAACTTATTGAACAAATACATGCTAGAGTTTGTGGCACGCATATGAATGGGATCACTTTGGCAAGAAAGGTCCTTCAAGCCGTgtatttctggatgactatggagaatgattgTTGCAAGTTCGTGCAAAAATTccataaatgtcaagtgcacggttATTTGATCCAagtgccacctcacgaactcaatgttatgagttcatctttgccatttgtagcttggggtaTGAATGTCATCAGTCCGATAGATCCATTCGCTTCTAAAggaaacatatttattttggttgctatttattatttcaccaagtcGGTGACCAAGAAAGTGGTGGTTGATTTTGTTCGCAACAATATGATATACAGGTTTGGAATACCAGAATCCATCATGACTGATAATGGTGAAAATCTCAATAGTCACTTGATGAGAGATATATTGTAGCAATTTAGGATTATGCAGCGGAACTCAATTGTTTATCGCCCTCAAATGAATTGAGTTGTAGAAGACGCCGATAAGAATATTAAGAAGATTCTAAGAAAAATTATTGACAATCACCGGTTTGGCATGAGATGTTGTCATATGCTTTATTGGGTTATCGGACGACTATC
This DNA window, taken from Solanum lycopersicum chromosome 5, SLM_r2.1, encodes the following:
- the LOC138348677 gene encoding uncharacterized protein; translated protein: MAEEDIQNFSSQTPRIFRNIMDKKAKAVAELQVVKKEAQEVYAKFVKNQDTLEKTTQEVERLRRGYEDFDTLVKEKIERMRYESLEEKGRLGEGFLLMLRYMFQQYKTQGDGDGARPSGEAMSDQNFLSLKFDHLGRQRITAIKRDKNIHMELTEEELQRKIKHINREIQEAKEEGLRVDMDNTIYKVVTASLDEDLASQMKRKKNFDAEIEDLREKLDMVQLKVQEREARELRIES